A stretch of Ipomoea triloba cultivar NCNSP0323 chromosome 13, ASM357664v1 DNA encodes these proteins:
- the LOC116001216 gene encoding 40S ribosomal protein S15a-1-like translates to KLVRVSVLNDALKNMYNVEKGGKRQIMIRPSSKVIVKFLLVMQKHGYIRKFEYVDDHRVGKIVVEFNGRLYKCGVISLRFDENVKNIEGWTAWLLPSRLLLTTSASIMDHEEARRKNAGEKVLGFFY, encoded by the exons AAATTGGTGAGAGTTAGCGTGTTGAATGATGCTTTGAAGAACATGTACAATGTTGAAAAGGGGGGAAAGAGACAGATCATGATTAGACCTTCCTCAAAAGTGATTGTCAAGTTTCTTCTGGTGATGCAGAAGCATGGATACATTAGGAAGTTTGAGTATGTGGATGATCACAGAGTGGGTAAAATTGTTGTTGAGTTTAATGGGAGGTTATACAAGTGTGGTGTAATTAGTCTTCGTTTCGATGAGAACg TCAAGAACATCGAAGGATGGACTGCATGGTTGCTTCCATCAAGACTGTTGCTGACTACATCTGCCAGCATCATGGACCACGAGGAAGCCAGGAGAAAGAATGCTGGAGAAAAAGTTCTTGGTTTCTTTTACTAA